A genomic window from Vagococcus sp. CY52-2 includes:
- the spxA gene encoding transcriptional regulator SpxA, whose translation MLKLYTSPSCTSCRKARAWLQENQIEFVERNIFSEPLTQDELKEILRMTEDGTEEIISTRSKVFQKLDVDLDELSLPELLELVQQNPGLLRRPIMIDEKRLQVGFNEDEIRRFLPRDVRAIELKQAQLMAGI comes from the coding sequence ATGTTAAAATTATACACTTCACCCAGCTGTACATCTTGTCGAAAAGCGCGTGCTTGGCTACAAGAAAATCAAATAGAATTTGTTGAACGCAACATTTTTTCTGAGCCGTTGACACAAGATGAACTAAAGGAAATATTACGAATGACAGAAGATGGAACAGAAGAAATTATATCAACGCGTTCGAAAGTATTTCAAAAGTTAGATGTTGATTTAGACGAGTTATCACTTCCAGAGTTATTAGAATTAGTTCAACAAAATCCTGGATTATTACGTCGCCCAATTATGATTGATGAAAAACGACTTCAAGTAGGCTTTAATGAAGATGAGATTCGTCGTTTCTTACCAAGGGATGTTCGAGCAATTGAGTTAAAACAAGCACAATTGATGGCAGGTATTTAA
- a CDS encoding adaptor protein MecA gives MEMERINENTIRVSIGNDDLAERGITFLDLLGNQKQIETFFYSILEEVDVDEQFQGTDAVTFQVLPNHDGLELFISKNASIDETADFSGLDNGQADGFVDYLKNQMNTPEAKSSVEEPTDNEELNYLEDSMFGATYETVFKAADFEDIVELAKNIQLLNVLSSLYFYNNTYYLQLTFLLENTSKNQAKNDVSKIYDFMQLTNITKDVLDEYGELVIDRNALSILKHYFK, from the coding sequence ATGGAAATGGAACGAATTAATGAGAACACAATTCGAGTATCAATTGGAAATGATGATCTTGCAGAACGCGGAATTACTTTTTTAGATTTGTTAGGTAACCAAAAACAAATTGAGACTTTCTTCTATAGTATTTTAGAAGAGGTGGATGTGGATGAACAGTTCCAAGGGACCGACGCTGTAACGTTCCAAGTGCTACCCAATCATGATGGACTTGAATTGTTTATCAGTAAAAATGCGTCAATAGATGAAACGGCTGACTTTAGTGGACTAGATAATGGACAAGCAGATGGTTTTGTTGATTACCTCAAAAATCAAATGAATACTCCTGAAGCTAAAAGTTCTGTTGAAGAACCAACAGATAATGAAGAATTGAATTATTTAGAAGATAGCATGTTTGGTGCAACTTACGAAACAGTTTTTAAAGCAGCTGACTTTGAGGACATTGTGGAGCTAGCTAAAAATATTCAGTTATTAAATGTGTTATCATCGCTTTATTTTTATAATAACACTTATTATTTACAGTTAACTTTCTTGCTTGAAAATACTTCTAAGAATCAAGCCAAAAATGATGTCTCAAAAATATATGATTTTATGCAGTTAACTAACATTACAAAAGATGTACTGGATGAGTATGGGGAATTGGTTATTGATCGTAATGCATTAAGTATTTTAAAGCACTATTTTAAGTAA
- a CDS encoding GtrA family protein: protein MIKRRELLWYSIFGTTATFIYFFIRFMSKNWTDNVLITVMLAQSVAIVFSFFANKFFVFKNTGLGFARSLKQFIEFIAGRFFVIMLDLGIAYFFVEKYSRVMISVLHLQRINYQQLLFRHPLIGPYMGNAYLLNEFIFTVLSQVLATIINYVVSKRIVFNAKKSYEGELVSSS, encoded by the coding sequence GTGATTAAACGACGCGAACTATTATGGTATAGTATCTTTGGAACGACTGCTACTTTTATCTATTTTTTTATTCGGTTTATGTCTAAAAATTGGACGGATAATGTGTTGATAACAGTTATGTTAGCCCAAAGTGTGGCAATCGTTTTTTCATTCTTCGCCAACAAGTTTTTTGTGTTTAAAAATACAGGATTAGGATTTGCCCGTTCGTTGAAGCAATTTATAGAATTTATTGCAGGTCGTTTTTTTGTGATTATGTTAGATTTAGGGATTGCCTACTTTTTTGTGGAAAAGTATAGTAGAGTAATGATTTCGGTACTTCATTTACAACGAATTAATTATCAACAATTATTATTCCGCCACCCATTAATTGGTCCGTATATGGGAAATGCTTATTTACTAAATGAATTTATTTTTACCGTCTTATCACAAGTTTTGGCTACAATCATCAACTATGTGGTTTCTAAACGAATTGTTTTTAACGCAAAAAAGAGCTATGAGGGAGAGTTGGTCTCTTCCTCATAG
- the epsC gene encoding serine O-acetyltransferase EpsC has protein sequence MNKNYIGMDKAVEQVISDFFALLFPAFFGSPDQTMTTSTFNHSLEQLLSFTIEQKNQSEVIAAKLTQRLSNIKQLIDTDIQAAYQGDPAAKSTDEIILTYPGFKAISIHRLAHELYLLDVPIVPRMLSENMHSLTGIDIHPGAQIGAYFFIDHGTGIVIGETTVIGEHVRIYQNVTLGVRNFNIMEDGSLAKYGKRHPNIGNGVVVYAGATVLGGDTFIGDNTVIGSGTWITRSVPENTVVVNKNSTY, from the coding sequence ATGAATAAGAATTACATTGGGATGGATAAAGCCGTCGAACAGGTTATTTCTGACTTTTTCGCATTGCTATTTCCAGCATTTTTTGGTTCACCTGACCAAACGATGACAACATCGACCTTTAATCATTCTCTTGAGCAGTTATTATCTTTCACTATTGAGCAAAAAAATCAAAGTGAGGTTATTGCAGCAAAATTAACACAACGTCTTTCAAACATTAAACAGTTAATTGATACAGACATTCAAGCAGCCTACCAAGGAGATCCTGCAGCAAAAAGCACCGATGAAATCATTTTGACTTATCCTGGGTTTAAGGCTATTAGCATCCATCGACTAGCTCATGAACTCTATCTGTTAGATGTTCCGATTGTGCCACGCATGTTATCTGAAAATATGCATAGTTTAACAGGGATAGATATTCATCCAGGAGCTCAAATTGGCGCGTATTTTTTCATTGATCATGGAACTGGCATCGTCATTGGAGAAACAACTGTGATAGGAGAGCATGTCAGAATTTATCAAAATGTCACCTTAGGCGTGCGTAACTTTAACATAATGGAAGATGGGTCTCTAGCAAAATATGGAAAACGACACCCGAATATTGGCAATGGTGTGGTTGTTTATGCTGGAGCAACTGTTCTTGGAGGAGACACATTTATTGGTGATAATACAGTCATTGGAAGTGGAACATGGATTACACGTTCTGTTCCTGAAAATACTGTGGTTGTAAATAAAAATTCAACTTATTAA
- the cysK gene encoding cysteine synthase A gives MSNIYTSVDQLIGNTPLLELTSLEDSQKLDATILAKIESFNPGGSVKDRIAKAMLDAAEKAGKLTKETTIIEPTSGNTGIGLAMMSAARGYKLIIVMPETMSVERRQLMKAYGAELVLTEGAKGMKGAIAKAEELAESIKNSFIPSQFSNPANPEIHYQTTGPEIWNDTEGNVDIFVAGVGTGGTVTGVGTFLKEKNPNVKIVAVEPTDSAVLSTGVAGSHKIQGIGAGFIPSILDTSVYDEIITVSNEDAFATGRLLAEQEGVLAGISSGAVVCAAMELAKRDENKTKHIVVLLPDTGERYLSTPMFTE, from the coding sequence ATGTCTAATATTTATACATCAGTTGATCAATTAATTGGAAACACTCCCTTACTTGAATTAACATCTTTGGAGGATAGCCAAAAGCTTGATGCAACAATCCTAGCTAAAATCGAATCATTTAATCCTGGTGGTTCAGTCAAAGATAGAATTGCCAAAGCTATGCTTGATGCAGCAGAAAAAGCAGGTAAATTAACAAAAGAAACAACCATCATCGAACCAACATCTGGAAATACTGGTATTGGCTTGGCTATGATGTCAGCGGCTCGTGGTTATAAATTGATTATCGTCATGCCAGAAACAATGTCTGTTGAACGCCGTCAGTTAATGAAAGCTTATGGAGCTGAATTGGTTTTAACTGAAGGAGCTAAAGGAATGAAAGGAGCTATTGCTAAAGCAGAAGAATTAGCTGAAAGTATAAAAAATAGCTTTATTCCATCACAATTTTCTAATCCCGCTAATCCTGAAATTCATTACCAAACAACTGGACCTGAAATTTGGAATGACACTGAAGGAAATGTAGATATTTTTGTTGCTGGAGTCGGAACTGGTGGGACTGTTACTGGAGTTGGAACATTCCTTAAAGAAAAAAATCCAAACGTCAAAATTGTGGCTGTTGAACCAACTGACTCTGCTGTCCTATCCACTGGAGTAGCTGGAAGCCATAAAATCCAAGGAATTGGTGCAGGCTTTATTCCATCAATTTTAGATACATCAGTTTATGATGAAATTATCACTGTATCCAATGAAGATGCTTTTGCAACTGGGCGACTATTAGCAGAACAAGAAGGTGTCCTTGCAGGTATTTCTTCAGGGGCTGTAGTATGTGCTGCAATGGAGCTAGCTAAACGAGATGAAAATAAAACTAAACATATTGTAGTATTGTTACCGGATACTGGTGAACGCTATTTATCTACACCTATGTTTACAGAATAG